One segment of Pseudomonadota bacterium DNA contains the following:
- a CDS encoding YifB family Mg chelatase-like AAA ATPase: MVTRIHTVAFQGIETLPVEVQAHLGNGLPAFTIVGLPDKAVAESRERVRAALSSMGMQLPAKKILVNLAPADVQKEGSHFDVPIALALLVALGFIPADALEGFVALGELALDGQLQPVAGVLPAALGASAQNKGIICPAQNGAEAAFAGDIDILAPHSLLALINHVKGQQVLARPQAAMLVADHKGPDLAEVRGQAVAKRALEIAAAGGHNLLMIGPPGSGKSMLAACLPSILPPMSAEEMLETNLIASVAGKLVKGAFAGARPFRDPHHSSSMASMVGGGRRAVPGEISLSHHGVLFMDELPEYPRGVLESLRQPLETGQISIARVEAHVTYPARFQLIAAMNPCKCGYLDDAGRACNKAPRCAGDYQGRISGPLLDRIDLHVDVPAVDTLSMLTPAMAESSAVVAARVAQARQVQAARFARMKLSARTNAQVSGDALQQLVPLDAHGQALLENATKTLQLSMRGLTRVLRIARTIADLERAEDVSRTHLAEALSYRQQPQGRFLNAA; encoded by the coding sequence ATGGTTACACGCATTCACACGGTCGCTTTTCAGGGAATTGAGACCTTGCCGGTCGAGGTGCAGGCGCATTTGGGCAATGGGTTGCCGGCGTTTACCATTGTGGGGCTGCCGGACAAAGCGGTCGCTGAATCGCGCGAGCGGGTGCGGGCAGCGTTGAGCTCGATGGGCATGCAGCTGCCTGCAAAAAAAATCCTGGTGAACCTGGCCCCGGCCGATGTGCAAAAAGAAGGCTCGCATTTCGATGTGCCGATTGCGCTGGCGCTATTGGTGGCACTTGGATTTATTCCGGCGGATGCGCTGGAGGGGTTTGTGGCGCTGGGCGAGCTGGCGCTCGATGGACAATTGCAGCCAGTGGCGGGCGTGTTGCCCGCGGCGCTGGGCGCATCGGCGCAAAACAAGGGCATTATCTGCCCGGCGCAAAATGGTGCGGAGGCCGCCTTCGCGGGGGATATCGATATTCTGGCGCCGCATTCGCTGCTGGCGCTGATTAACCATGTGAAGGGCCAGCAAGTGCTGGCGCGGCCGCAAGCGGCGATGCTGGTGGCGGATCACAAAGGGCCGGATCTGGCGGAGGTGCGCGGGCAGGCGGTGGCCAAGCGCGCGCTCGAAATTGCGGCGGCGGGCGGGCATAATCTGCTGATGATCGGGCCGCCGGGCTCGGGAAAATCGATGCTGGCGGCGTGTTTGCCATCCATCCTGCCGCCGATGTCGGCGGAGGAAATGCTGGAGACGAACCTCATCGCTTCGGTCGCGGGTAAGCTGGTGAAGGGCGCCTTCGCGGGTGCGCGGCCCTTCCGCGACCCGCACCATTCAAGCTCGATGGCCTCGATGGTGGGCGGCGGCAGGCGGGCGGTGCCCGGCGAGATTTCGCTGTCGCATCATGGCGTGCTGTTTATGGATGAGCTGCCGGAATATCCGCGTGGTGTGCTGGAATCGCTGCGCCAGCCGCTCGAAACCGGGCAGATTTCCATCGCCCGGGTGGAGGCGCATGTGACGTATCCCGCGCGTTTCCAGCTGATTGCGGCGATGAACCCGTGCAAATGCGGGTATCTCGATGATGCGGGCCGGGCCTGCAACAAAGCGCCGCGCTGCGCGGGAGATTATCAGGGCCGGATTTCCGGGCCGCTGCTCGACCGGATCGATTTGCATGTCGATGTGCCAGCGGTGGATACGTTGTCGATGCTGACGCCGGCGATGGCGGAATCAAGCGCCGTGGTGGCGGCACGGGTGGCGCAGGCGCGGCAGGTGCAGGCGGCGCGGTTTGCGCGCATGAAGCTGAGCGCGCGCACCAACGCGCAGGTGAGCGGCGATGCGCTGCAACAGTTGGTGCCGCTCGATGCGCACGGTCAGGCGCTGCTTGAAAATGCAACGAAAACACTGCAGCTTTCGATGCGCGGGTTGACGCGGGTGCTGCGCATCGCGCGCACGATTGCCGATCTGGAACGGGCGGAGGATGTGAGCCGCACGCATTTGGCGGAAGCGCTTTCCTACCGCCAGCAACCGCAAGGGAGATTCCTCAATGCCGCATGA
- a CDS encoding N-acetyltransferase has translation MPHEMDMVTQATHADCEAVAALATRTFIDTFGHLYTAENRDAHLASYFSPAFFKDALDSGDTLLMLHDGAVLIGYCKIGRVRLPVKPIPAGAQEIHRVYVDKPYQGRGLGKALMLHILSLPRIATAPVVYLGVWEENLKAQALYKQYHFVPKGHYLYQVGDQFDKEIIMARVR, from the coding sequence ATGCCGCATGAGATGGACATGGTGACGCAAGCCACACACGCCGACTGCGAGGCGGTGGCGGCGCTCGCCACGCGCACGTTTATCGACACGTTCGGCCATCTCTACACGGCGGAAAACCGGGATGCGCATCTGGCCAGTTATTTTAGCCCGGCGTTTTTCAAGGACGCGCTCGATAGTGGCGACACGCTGCTGATGCTGCATGATGGCGCGGTGCTGATCGGCTATTGCAAAATTGGCCGCGTGCGTTTGCCGGTGAAGCCCATTCCCGCGGGGGCGCAGGAAATCCACCGGGTGTATGTCGATAAGCCGTACCAGGGGCGCGGGCTGGGCAAGGCGCTGATGCTGCATATCCTGTCGCTGCCACGCATCGCGACGGCACCGGTGGTGTATCTGGGCGTATGGGAAGAAAACCTGAAAGCGCAGGCGCTGTATAAGCAGTATCACTTCGTGCCGAAGGGGCATTATCTCTATCAGGTGGGTGACCAGTTCGATAAGGAAATCATCATGGCGCGGGTGCGCTAA